From a region of the Paralichthys olivaceus isolate ysfri-2021 chromosome 4, ASM2471397v2, whole genome shotgun sequence genome:
- the fahd2a gene encoding fumarylacetoacetate hydrolase domain-containing protein 2A isoform X6 gives MRLVQFHRHGEGGIRVGVEQGEGLGVVDLKAFDPSMPSTVKELLELGDKGLECAQRALASGQCVVERSGIRLLSPVLAPEKVVCVGMNYLDHCLEQNAPVPKEPIIFSKFPSAITGPYDDITLPSESQEVDWEVELAFVIGRRGKHIKEEDALSYVAGFTVANDVSARDWQMKRNGKQWLLGKTFDSFCPLGPALVTTDAVKDPHSLAVRCLVNGDTVQSSNTDQMIFKTAQLVAWVSQFVTLTPGDVFLTGTPPGVGVFRNPPVFLKRGDVVECQIDQLGSIINKVV, from the exons ATGCGCCTGGTGCAGTTTCATCGCCATGGGGAGGGAGGCATTAGAGTGGGAGTGGAGCAGGGTGAGGGGCTCGGTGTGGTGGATCTGAAGGCGTTTGACCCCTCCATGCCCTCGACagtgaaggagctgctggagctgggAGACAAGGGTCTGGAGTGTGCACAGAG AGCTTTGGCATCTGGTCAGTGTGTGGTGGAGCGATCAGGCATCCGTCTGCTCTCTCCCGTGTTGGCCCCAGAGAAGGTGGTGTGTGTCGGTATGAATTACCTCGACCACTGCCTGGAGCAGAACGCCCCGGTCCCCAAAGAACCCATCATCTTCAGCAAGTTCCCTAGCGCCATCACAGGGCCGTACGATGACATTACACTGCCCTCCGAGAGCCAG GAGGTGGACTGGGAGGTGGAGCTGGCCTTTGTGATTGGACGCAGAGGAAAACACATCAAG GAGGAAGACGCTCTCTCCTATGTGGCCGGCTTCACTGTGGCCAATGACGTCAGCGCACGTGACTGGCAGATGAAGCGCAACGGGAAGCAGTGGCTGCTGGGAAAAACATTCGACAGCTTCTGTCCTCTCGGCCCGGCCTTGGTAACCACTGATGCTGTAAAAG ATCCTCACAGCCTGGCCGTCCGCTGCCTGGTTAACGGAGACACAGTCCAGAGCAGCAACACGGACCAGATGATCTTTAAGACGGCACAGCTGGTCGCCTGGGTCTCACA GTTTGTGACATTAACTCCAGGAGATGTGTTTCTGACGGGCACTCCTCCAGGCGTGGGCGTTTTCAGAAATCCACCTGTCTTTCTCAAG agaGGAGACGTGGTGGAGTGTCAGATTGACCAGCTGGGCTCTATAATCAACAAGGTCGTCTAA
- the fahd2a gene encoding fumarylacetoacetate hydrolase domain-containing protein 2A isoform X4: MRLPLYSLCISRSFLSQRQTSHVQRRGLRGAAMRLVQFHRHGEGGIRVGVEQGEGLGVVDLKAFDPSMPSTVKELLELGDKGLECAQRALASGQCVVERSGIRLLSPVLAPEKVVCVGMNYLDHCLEQNAPVPKEPIIFSKFPSAITGPYDDITLPSESQEVDWEVELAFVIGRRGKHIKEEDALSYVAGFTVANDVSARDWQMKRNGKQWLLGKTFDSFCPLGPALVTTDAVKDPHSLAVRCLVNGDTVQSSNTDQMIFKTAQLVAWVSQFVTLTPGDVFLTGTPPGVGVFRNPPVFLKRGDVVECQIDQLGSIINKVV, from the exons ATGAGACTTCCTCTTTACTCCCTTTGCATCTCCAGAAGTTTCCTCTCTCAAAGACAAACGAGCCACGTACAGAGGCGAGGCTTGAGAGGTGCGGCCATGCGCCTGGTGCAGTTTCATCGCCATGGGGAGGGAGGCATTAGAGTGGGAGTGGAGCAGGGTGAGGGGCTCGGTGTGGTGGATCTGAAGGCGTTTGACCCCTCCATGCCCTCGACagtgaaggagctgctggagctgggAGACAAGGGTCTGGAGTGTGCACAGAG AGCTTTGGCATCTGGTCAGTGTGTGGTGGAGCGATCAGGCATCCGTCTGCTCTCTCCCGTGTTGGCCCCAGAGAAGGTGGTGTGTGTCGGTATGAATTACCTCGACCACTGCCTGGAGCAGAACGCCCCGGTCCCCAAAGAACCCATCATCTTCAGCAAGTTCCCTAGCGCCATCACAGGGCCGTACGATGACATTACACTGCCCTCCGAGAGCCAG GAGGTGGACTGGGAGGTGGAGCTGGCCTTTGTGATTGGACGCAGAGGAAAACACATCAAG GAGGAAGACGCTCTCTCCTATGTGGCCGGCTTCACTGTGGCCAATGACGTCAGCGCACGTGACTGGCAGATGAAGCGCAACGGGAAGCAGTGGCTGCTGGGAAAAACATTCGACAGCTTCTGTCCTCTCGGCCCGGCCTTGGTAACCACTGATGCTGTAAAAG ATCCTCACAGCCTGGCCGTCCGCTGCCTGGTTAACGGAGACACAGTCCAGAGCAGCAACACGGACCAGATGATCTTTAAGACGGCACAGCTGGTCGCCTGGGTCTCACA GTTTGTGACATTAACTCCAGGAGATGTGTTTCTGACGGGCACTCCTCCAGGCGTGGGCGTTTTCAGAAATCCACCTGTCTTTCTCAAG agaGGAGACGTGGTGGAGTGTCAGATTGACCAGCTGGGCTCTATAATCAACAAGGTCGTCTAA
- the pcna gene encoding proliferating cell nuclear antigen, which translates to MFEARLVQGSILKKVLEALKDLITEACWDVSSSGISLQSMDSSHVSLVQLTLRHDGFDSYRCDRNLAMGVNLSSMSKILKCAGNEDIITLRAEDNADTLALVFETLNQEKVSDYEMKLMDLDVEQLGIPEQEYSCVVKMPSGEFARICRDLSQIGDAVMISCAKDGVKFSASGELGTGNVKLSQTSNVDKEEEAVTIEMNEPVQLIFALNYLNFFTKATPLSKTVTLSMSADIPLVVEYKIADMGHVKYYLAPKIDEEAS; encoded by the exons ATGTTCGAGGCTCGCCTGGTGCAGGGCTCCATCCTGAAGAAGGTTCTGGAGGCTCTGAAGGACCTGATCACAGAGGCCTGCTGGGACGTCAGCTCCTCCGGCATCTCCCTGCAGAGCATGGACTCCTCTCACGTGTCCCTGGTGCAGCTCACACTCCGGCACGACGGCTTCGACTCGTACCGCTGCGACAGGAACCTGGCGATGGGGGTGAACCTCAGCAG TATGTCAAAGATCCTGAAGTGTGCAGGAAACGAGGACATCATCACCCTCCGAGCAGAAGACAATGCAGACACACTGGCCCTCGTGTTTGAGACACTCA ACCAGGAGAAGGTCTCAGATTATGAGATGAAGTTGATGGACCTGGATGTGGAGCAGCTCGGTATTCCA GAGCAGGAGTACAGCTGCGTGGTGAAGATGCCTTCTGGGGAGTTTGCCAGGATCTGCAGAGATCTCTCCCAGATCGGCGACGCCGTCATGATCTCCTGTGCCAAGGATGGAGTCAAGTTCTCTGCCTCAGGAGAGCTGGGAACAGGAAACGTCAAACTGTCCCAGACCAGCAATgtggacaaagaggaggaggcg GTGACCATCGAGATGAACGAGCCCGTCCAGCTGATCTTTGCCCTCAACTACCTGAACTTCTTCACCAAGGCCACGCCGCTGTCCAAGACCGTCACCCTCAGCATGTCCGCCGACATCCCCCTGG tGGTGGAGTACAAGATTGCTGACATGGGACACGTCAAATACTACCTGGCACCGAAAATCGATGAAGAGGCTTCATAA
- the fahd2a gene encoding fumarylacetoacetate hydrolase domain-containing protein 2A isoform X1, which translates to MKVKYNVSDVCMIRLVSDWSDLVDYKHKPEAVEGGVVCAGAERSFLSQRQTSHVQRRGLRGAAMRLVQFHRHGEGGIRVGVEQGEGLGVVDLKAFDPSMPSTVKELLELGDKGLECAQRALASGQCVVERSGIRLLSPVLAPEKVVCVGMNYLDHCLEQNAPVPKEPIIFSKFPSAITGPYDDITLPSESQEVDWEVELAFVIGRRGKHIKEEDALSYVAGFTVANDVSARDWQMKRNGKQWLLGKTFDSFCPLGPALVTTDAVKDPHSLAVRCLVNGDTVQSSNTDQMIFKTAQLVAWVSQFVTLTPGDVFLTGTPPGVGVFRNPPVFLKRGDVVECQIDQLGSIINKVV; encoded by the exons atgaaagtaaaatacaATGTAAG TGACGTTTGTATGATTCGTCTCGTCTCTGATTGGTCGGACCTCGTGGACTACAAACACAAACCGGAAGCAGTAGAAGGTGGTGTTGTCTGTGCAGGAGCGGAGCG AAGTTTCCTCTCTCAAAGACAAACGAGCCACGTACAGAGGCGAGGCTTGAGAGGTGCGGCCATGCGCCTGGTGCAGTTTCATCGCCATGGGGAGGGAGGCATTAGAGTGGGAGTGGAGCAGGGTGAGGGGCTCGGTGTGGTGGATCTGAAGGCGTTTGACCCCTCCATGCCCTCGACagtgaaggagctgctggagctgggAGACAAGGGTCTGGAGTGTGCACAGAG AGCTTTGGCATCTGGTCAGTGTGTGGTGGAGCGATCAGGCATCCGTCTGCTCTCTCCCGTGTTGGCCCCAGAGAAGGTGGTGTGTGTCGGTATGAATTACCTCGACCACTGCCTGGAGCAGAACGCCCCGGTCCCCAAAGAACCCATCATCTTCAGCAAGTTCCCTAGCGCCATCACAGGGCCGTACGATGACATTACACTGCCCTCCGAGAGCCAG GAGGTGGACTGGGAGGTGGAGCTGGCCTTTGTGATTGGACGCAGAGGAAAACACATCAAG GAGGAAGACGCTCTCTCCTATGTGGCCGGCTTCACTGTGGCCAATGACGTCAGCGCACGTGACTGGCAGATGAAGCGCAACGGGAAGCAGTGGCTGCTGGGAAAAACATTCGACAGCTTCTGTCCTCTCGGCCCGGCCTTGGTAACCACTGATGCTGTAAAAG ATCCTCACAGCCTGGCCGTCCGCTGCCTGGTTAACGGAGACACAGTCCAGAGCAGCAACACGGACCAGATGATCTTTAAGACGGCACAGCTGGTCGCCTGGGTCTCACA GTTTGTGACATTAACTCCAGGAGATGTGTTTCTGACGGGCACTCCTCCAGGCGTGGGCGTTTTCAGAAATCCACCTGTCTTTCTCAAG agaGGAGACGTGGTGGAGTGTCAGATTGACCAGCTGGGCTCTATAATCAACAAGGTCGTCTAA
- the fahd2a gene encoding fumarylacetoacetate hydrolase domain-containing protein 2A isoform X5, which yields MCCTAEGKSDVSFLSQRQTSHVQRRGLRGAAMRLVQFHRHGEGGIRVGVEQGEGLGVVDLKAFDPSMPSTVKELLELGDKGLECAQRALASGQCVVERSGIRLLSPVLAPEKVVCVGMNYLDHCLEQNAPVPKEPIIFSKFPSAITGPYDDITLPSESQEVDWEVELAFVIGRRGKHIKEEDALSYVAGFTVANDVSARDWQMKRNGKQWLLGKTFDSFCPLGPALVTTDAVKDPHSLAVRCLVNGDTVQSSNTDQMIFKTAQLVAWVSQFVTLTPGDVFLTGTPPGVGVFRNPPVFLKRGDVVECQIDQLGSIINKVV from the exons ATGTGTTGTACAGCAGAAGGAAAGAGTGACGT AAGTTTCCTCTCTCAAAGACAAACGAGCCACGTACAGAGGCGAGGCTTGAGAGGTGCGGCCATGCGCCTGGTGCAGTTTCATCGCCATGGGGAGGGAGGCATTAGAGTGGGAGTGGAGCAGGGTGAGGGGCTCGGTGTGGTGGATCTGAAGGCGTTTGACCCCTCCATGCCCTCGACagtgaaggagctgctggagctgggAGACAAGGGTCTGGAGTGTGCACAGAG AGCTTTGGCATCTGGTCAGTGTGTGGTGGAGCGATCAGGCATCCGTCTGCTCTCTCCCGTGTTGGCCCCAGAGAAGGTGGTGTGTGTCGGTATGAATTACCTCGACCACTGCCTGGAGCAGAACGCCCCGGTCCCCAAAGAACCCATCATCTTCAGCAAGTTCCCTAGCGCCATCACAGGGCCGTACGATGACATTACACTGCCCTCCGAGAGCCAG GAGGTGGACTGGGAGGTGGAGCTGGCCTTTGTGATTGGACGCAGAGGAAAACACATCAAG GAGGAAGACGCTCTCTCCTATGTGGCCGGCTTCACTGTGGCCAATGACGTCAGCGCACGTGACTGGCAGATGAAGCGCAACGGGAAGCAGTGGCTGCTGGGAAAAACATTCGACAGCTTCTGTCCTCTCGGCCCGGCCTTGGTAACCACTGATGCTGTAAAAG ATCCTCACAGCCTGGCCGTCCGCTGCCTGGTTAACGGAGACACAGTCCAGAGCAGCAACACGGACCAGATGATCTTTAAGACGGCACAGCTGGTCGCCTGGGTCTCACA GTTTGTGACATTAACTCCAGGAGATGTGTTTCTGACGGGCACTCCTCCAGGCGTGGGCGTTTTCAGAAATCCACCTGTCTTTCTCAAG agaGGAGACGTGGTGGAGTGTCAGATTGACCAGCTGGGCTCTATAATCAACAAGGTCGTCTAA
- the fahd2a gene encoding fumarylacetoacetate hydrolase domain-containing protein 2A isoform X2, whose protein sequence is MNLISPECVSWDHVIRSHLPCSMRLPLYSLCISRSFLSQRQTSHVQRRGLRGAAMRLVQFHRHGEGGIRVGVEQGEGLGVVDLKAFDPSMPSTVKELLELGDKGLECAQRALASGQCVVERSGIRLLSPVLAPEKVVCVGMNYLDHCLEQNAPVPKEPIIFSKFPSAITGPYDDITLPSESQEVDWEVELAFVIGRRGKHIKEEDALSYVAGFTVANDVSARDWQMKRNGKQWLLGKTFDSFCPLGPALVTTDAVKDPHSLAVRCLVNGDTVQSSNTDQMIFKTAQLVAWVSQFVTLTPGDVFLTGTPPGVGVFRNPPVFLKRGDVVECQIDQLGSIINKVV, encoded by the exons ATGAATCTGATCTcacctgaatgtgtctcctgggACCACGTGATCAGGTCTCACCTCCCCTGCTCC ATGAGACTTCCTCTTTACTCCCTTTGCATCTCCAGAAGTTTCCTCTCTCAAAGACAAACGAGCCACGTACAGAGGCGAGGCTTGAGAGGTGCGGCCATGCGCCTGGTGCAGTTTCATCGCCATGGGGAGGGAGGCATTAGAGTGGGAGTGGAGCAGGGTGAGGGGCTCGGTGTGGTGGATCTGAAGGCGTTTGACCCCTCCATGCCCTCGACagtgaaggagctgctggagctgggAGACAAGGGTCTGGAGTGTGCACAGAG AGCTTTGGCATCTGGTCAGTGTGTGGTGGAGCGATCAGGCATCCGTCTGCTCTCTCCCGTGTTGGCCCCAGAGAAGGTGGTGTGTGTCGGTATGAATTACCTCGACCACTGCCTGGAGCAGAACGCCCCGGTCCCCAAAGAACCCATCATCTTCAGCAAGTTCCCTAGCGCCATCACAGGGCCGTACGATGACATTACACTGCCCTCCGAGAGCCAG GAGGTGGACTGGGAGGTGGAGCTGGCCTTTGTGATTGGACGCAGAGGAAAACACATCAAG GAGGAAGACGCTCTCTCCTATGTGGCCGGCTTCACTGTGGCCAATGACGTCAGCGCACGTGACTGGCAGATGAAGCGCAACGGGAAGCAGTGGCTGCTGGGAAAAACATTCGACAGCTTCTGTCCTCTCGGCCCGGCCTTGGTAACCACTGATGCTGTAAAAG ATCCTCACAGCCTGGCCGTCCGCTGCCTGGTTAACGGAGACACAGTCCAGAGCAGCAACACGGACCAGATGATCTTTAAGACGGCACAGCTGGTCGCCTGGGTCTCACA GTTTGTGACATTAACTCCAGGAGATGTGTTTCTGACGGGCACTCCTCCAGGCGTGGGCGTTTTCAGAAATCCACCTGTCTTTCTCAAG agaGGAGACGTGGTGGAGTGTCAGATTGACCAGCTGGGCTCTATAATCAACAAGGTCGTCTAA
- the fahd2a gene encoding fumarylacetoacetate hydrolase domain-containing protein 2A isoform X3, giving the protein MIRLVSDWSDLVDYKHKPEAVEGGVVCAGAERSFLSQRQTSHVQRRGLRGAAMRLVQFHRHGEGGIRVGVEQGEGLGVVDLKAFDPSMPSTVKELLELGDKGLECAQRALASGQCVVERSGIRLLSPVLAPEKVVCVGMNYLDHCLEQNAPVPKEPIIFSKFPSAITGPYDDITLPSESQEVDWEVELAFVIGRRGKHIKEEDALSYVAGFTVANDVSARDWQMKRNGKQWLLGKTFDSFCPLGPALVTTDAVKDPHSLAVRCLVNGDTVQSSNTDQMIFKTAQLVAWVSQFVTLTPGDVFLTGTPPGVGVFRNPPVFLKRGDVVECQIDQLGSIINKVV; this is encoded by the exons ATGATTCGTCTCGTCTCTGATTGGTCGGACCTCGTGGACTACAAACACAAACCGGAAGCAGTAGAAGGTGGTGTTGTCTGTGCAGGAGCGGAGCG AAGTTTCCTCTCTCAAAGACAAACGAGCCACGTACAGAGGCGAGGCTTGAGAGGTGCGGCCATGCGCCTGGTGCAGTTTCATCGCCATGGGGAGGGAGGCATTAGAGTGGGAGTGGAGCAGGGTGAGGGGCTCGGTGTGGTGGATCTGAAGGCGTTTGACCCCTCCATGCCCTCGACagtgaaggagctgctggagctgggAGACAAGGGTCTGGAGTGTGCACAGAG AGCTTTGGCATCTGGTCAGTGTGTGGTGGAGCGATCAGGCATCCGTCTGCTCTCTCCCGTGTTGGCCCCAGAGAAGGTGGTGTGTGTCGGTATGAATTACCTCGACCACTGCCTGGAGCAGAACGCCCCGGTCCCCAAAGAACCCATCATCTTCAGCAAGTTCCCTAGCGCCATCACAGGGCCGTACGATGACATTACACTGCCCTCCGAGAGCCAG GAGGTGGACTGGGAGGTGGAGCTGGCCTTTGTGATTGGACGCAGAGGAAAACACATCAAG GAGGAAGACGCTCTCTCCTATGTGGCCGGCTTCACTGTGGCCAATGACGTCAGCGCACGTGACTGGCAGATGAAGCGCAACGGGAAGCAGTGGCTGCTGGGAAAAACATTCGACAGCTTCTGTCCTCTCGGCCCGGCCTTGGTAACCACTGATGCTGTAAAAG ATCCTCACAGCCTGGCCGTCCGCTGCCTGGTTAACGGAGACACAGTCCAGAGCAGCAACACGGACCAGATGATCTTTAAGACGGCACAGCTGGTCGCCTGGGTCTCACA GTTTGTGACATTAACTCCAGGAGATGTGTTTCTGACGGGCACTCCTCCAGGCGTGGGCGTTTTCAGAAATCCACCTGTCTTTCTCAAG agaGGAGACGTGGTGGAGTGTCAGATTGACCAGCTGGGCTCTATAATCAACAAGGTCGTCTAA
- the LOC109637107 gene encoding putative aminopeptidase W07G4.4, whose product MCTRVQPVEWTTDLKNQNFDGIVLVTQSHETLPSELECLKAPLQDYSSVDGGLGEEVVILKVPGLPGNRLVFASTGPVNRDYDDVRRFSDAAVNGIKRALKAGMQRPLLVCPPHRDYKNSTLVAALGALHGLYKPLEVREGNLKSSDHKVCVLGLWVSEESEGPRLVQLADALESGRLACRDIGGSDPERMAAPRVADYVQELFKDSRVKVEVVSDLKVLEKEYPCLAAVNRCASSVPRHQARVIKLQYCGEGPIKKTLMLVGKGITYDTGGADIKAGGFMAGMHRDKCGAAAVAGFFQILAKLNPQHLKVVGSMAMVRNSVGSDCYVADELVVSRAGRRVRVGNTDAEGRMVMVDLLCEMKEKAVRETSPQLFTIATLTGHAIRAMGPNYSIIMDNGPAHRSGNAAQWQKAGELLGDVFEVSSIRREDYDFHKGKSEYEDILQCNNLPSSATPRGHQTPAAFLIMASGLDKFGVDSDTPLPYSHVDIAGSSGPFPGVPTGAPIVAMATNYILSDL is encoded by the exons ATGTGCACCCG CGTCCAGCCTGTGGAATGGACGACCGACCTGAAAAACCAGAA TTTTGACGGCATCGTCTTGGTGACGCAGAGCCATGAAACTTTGCCCTCGGAGCTGGAGTGCCTGAAGGCTCCTCTGCAGGACTACAGCTCT GTGGATGGCGGtctgggggaggaggtggtgatcCTCAAGGTCCCTGGACTGCCTGGTAACCGGCTGGTGTTTGCCAGCACTGGCCCGGTAAACCGTGACTACGATGATGTCAGGCGCTTCAGTGATGCAGCGGTCAACGGCATCAAACG GGCCTTGAAAGCGGGCatgcagcgccccctgctggtttgCCCACCACACAGGGACTATAAGAACAGCACCTTGGTGGCTGCACTCGGGGCCCTTCATGGTCTGTACAAG CCTCTTGAAGTGAGGGAGGGGAATTTGAAATCCTCGGACCACAAGGTGTGTGTCCTGGGGCTGTGGGTTtcagaggagagtgagggaCCGAGGCTGGTGCAGCTAGCAGATGCCCTGGAGAGTGGGAG GTTGGCATGTCGTGACATCGGTGGCTCCGACCCCGAGCGTATGGCCGCCCCTCGTGTGGCTGATTACGTCCAGGAGCTCTTCAAAGACAGTCGTGTGaaa GTGGAAGTGGTGAGCGACCTGAAGGTTCTGGAGAAAGAGTATCCCTGTCTGGCTGCCGTCAACCGCTGTGCCAGCA GTGTTCCCCGTCACCAGGCCAGAGTGATCAAGCTGCAGTACTGTGGAGAGGGACCAATCAAGAAGACTCTCATGTTGGTGGGAAAG GGAATCACCTACGACACTGGAGGAGCTGACATCAAGGCCGGTGGATTCATGGCTGGGATGCACAGAGACaagtgtggagctgctgctgttgccgGCTTCTTCCAG ATTTTAGCGAAGCTGAATCCTCAACATCTGAAGGTGGTCGGCTCGATGGCCATGGTGAGGAACAGTGTGGGTTCAG ACTGCTATGTGGCCGATGAACTGGTGGTTTCCCGCGCGGGTCGTAGAGTGAGAGTTGGAAACACGGACGCTGAGGGACGTATGGTGATGGTCGACCTTCTCTGTGAGATGAAGGAGAAG GCGGTACGCGAGACTTCTCCTCAGCTCTTCACTATCGCCACTCTGACGGGTCACGCCATCAGAGCCATGGGGCCCAACTACTCT ATCATCATGGATAACGGACCGGCGCATCGCAGTGGGAATGCTGCTCAGTGGCAGAAAG CTGGAGAGTTGTTGGGCGACGTGTTCGAGGTGTCCAGCATCAGACGAGAGGACTACGACTTCCACAAGGGCAAGTCTGAATATGAGGATATCCTGCAATGCAACAACCTGCCATCCTCCGCTACACCTCGAGGACATCAGACCCCTGCAGCTTTCCTCATCATGGCCTCCGGGCTCGACAAG TTCGGTGTGGACTCGGACACTCCTCTGCCCTACTCCCACGTTGACATCGCTGGATCCAGCGGTCCTTTCCCCGGTGTCCCGACAGGAGCCCCCATCGTCGCCATGGCAACCAACTACATCCTGTCTGATCTCTAA